One stretch of Periplaneta americana isolate PAMFEO1 chromosome 1, P.americana_PAMFEO1_priV1, whole genome shotgun sequence DNA includes these proteins:
- the LOC138708198 gene encoding acanthoscurrin-2-like isoform X2, translating to MLRTDIHKAHQAVAANMSSKLLASILLLAVFHAGSSNPIGYWGYGGLGYGGLGYGGLGYGGLGYGGLGWGRGLYGLGYGGLGYGLGGYGLGYGGLGYGLGYGYKPAVGVTKVKAVSVGYPGYGYGGYGGLGYGGLGYGGLGYGGLGYGGLGYGGLGYGGLGYGYGWK from the exons ATGCTGAGAACAGACATTCACAAGGCACACCAAGCAGTAGCCGCCAACATGTCCTCTAAACTCCTGGCATCCATTCTCCTACTTGCG GTGTTCCACGCCGGAAGCAGTAATC CTATTGGATATTGGGGTTACGGCGGACTAGGATATGGAGGACTAGGATATGGAGGACTTGGATATGGAGGACTTG GATATGGAGGACTAGGATGGGGACGTGGATTATATGGACTTGGATATGGAGGACTAGGCTACGGACTTGGAGGATATGGACTGGGTTATGGAGGACTGGGATATGGACTCGGCTATGGGTACAAACCTGCTGTTGGAGTCACTAAGGTGAAAGCTGTATCAGTCGGATATCCTGGTTACGGATACGGCGGCTACGGCGGGCTTGGATACGGCGGGCTTGGATACGGCGGCCTAGGATACGGCGGCCTAGGATACGGCGGTCTTGGATACGGCGGTCTTGGATACGGCGGTCTTGGATACGGCTATGGATGGAAGTAA
- the LOC138708198 gene encoding acanthoscurrin-2-like isoform X1: MLRTDIHKAHQAVAANMSSKLLASILLLAVFHAGSSNPIGYWGYGGLGYGGLGYGGLGYGGLGYGGLGYGGLGYGGLGWGRGLYGLGYGGLGYGGLGWGRGLYGLGYGGLGYGLGGYGLGYGGLGYGLGYGYKPAVGVTKVKAVSVGYPGYGYGGYGGLGYGGLGYGGLGYGGLGYGGLGYGGLGYGGLGYGYGWK, from the exons ATGCTGAGAACAGACATTCACAAGGCACACCAAGCAGTAGCCGCCAACATGTCCTCTAAACTCCTGGCATCCATTCTCCTACTTGCG GTGTTCCACGCCGGAAGCAGTAATC CTATTGGATATTGGGGTTACGGCGGACTAGGATATGGAGGACTAGGATATGGAGGACTTGGATATGGAGGACTTGGTTATGGAGGACTAGGATATGGAGGACTTGGATATGGAGGACTAGGATGGGGACGTGGATTATATGGACTTGGATATGGAGGACTAGGATATGGAGGACTAGGATGGGGACGTGGATTATATGGACTTGGATATGGAGGACTAGGCTACGGACTTGGAGGATATGGACTGGGTTATGGAGGACTGGGATATGGACTCGGCTATGGGTACAAACCTGCTGTTGGAGTCACTAAGGTGAAAGCTGTATCAGTCGGATATCCTGGTTACGGATACGGCGGCTACGGCGGGCTTGGATACGGCGGGCTTGGATACGGCGGCCTAGGATACGGCGGCCTAGGATACGGCGGTCTTGGATACGGCGGTCTTGGATACGGCGGTCTTGGATACGGCTATGGATGGAAGTAA